The nucleotide window TCACATCATGATCTTCCATGTGTCGACCGGGAGATCAGCATCATTGAAACTCCAATCGAACTTCTCCTCGGCAACCGGCTCGTCGGTGGGGTCGTGGTAAGGAGCAAGGTACTCGTGTGAAAGGGCCTCGGTGGCAGTTATCCGCTTCTTAGGGTCAAAGACAAGCATGCGCTCGAGCAGATCGACGGCTAAGACAGGTCAGCATCTTGTGTATCCGGCGATGGCCAGCGGCTGAGACGTACCTGATGAATCGGCGTTCTTGAACTTATTCTTCAGGGGCTGACGCTCGCGCTTGGGAAGGGACTTGACGAATCTCAGGGTCTGACGGAGAGTTAGTGACGGTGTCGCAGAGCCTTCAGCAGAGTGGGGGTACACACGTTCTCGCTAGCAATCGTGTTGATGACATCGTCTGGGGGAGTGCCGAGAAGctcggtgatgatggagaacTGGTTGACATGGTCCTTGCCAGGGAAGAGGGGCTTGCCCTCCAGCATCTCGGCGAAAATGCAGCCGGCACTCCAGATATCGACCTCGACGTCGTACTTTTGCCAAGTGAGCATGATCTCGGGGGCGCGGTAGTAACGAGTAGAAACGTAGCCCGTCATCTGAGGATCCTGGATACGCGCAAGGCCGAAATCGCAAATCTTCAAGTCGCAATTCTCGTTGACCAGGATGTTACTTGGCTTCAGGTCACGGTGGACAACACCGGCGGAGTGAACGTATTTGAGACCGCGCTAATCCTGGAGTTAGTGGCTACCGTCGTTTTCATGCGACATTGACAGGGGATGACTTACCATAATCTGGTACAGGAAGTACTGGATAAACTGCTTCTCAAGAGGCCTGGACGTAAGAAGTCTGTGAAGATCGGTTCCGAGAAGCTCGGTAACAAAGTAGATATCCTCGAGAGGAGAGATGAAGATATCGCTCAGAGAGATGACCTGTTGCGCAAGCATGTTAGTCGCGTGGTTCCCAATTGCTTGTGCAATGGAATCTGGTAGACCAACGTTTTCGTGCCTCAAGTGCTTGAGAAGCTTCAGCTCACGGTACGTGCGTTTGGCAAGGACCGGTGTGCTGAAGGGCTTCATAATCTTCTTGATGGCGACATTCTGGTTGGTGAGCTGGTCTTTCGCGGAGCTGCGCAGCGGTCATCATTATTAGCTGGGTGCGTCTGGCGGATGTGACCAGATAGCGAAGCGGAAAACATACCAGACAAGACCAAAGGCTCCCATGCCAACAGGCTGGAGATCGGAATACCTATCGCGGGATCAGACTAGAGCGCATAATGACAGAAGGGTTCGTCGCGGGGAGGCCAACCTCGAGGTGATCTCAAAGGTAGTTCCGAAGATCTGGGCGCGGATAAATTCGGCCATTGTGAtgtgtggtgttgatgttacAGAACAAAGGACGGAGTGAGGATTGCTGGAAGACGAAGTAGCCCTGTCTCTGGTGGGAGCGCGGGGCAAGCTGAATGGGCCGAGTGTCACAAACACAGGTCAAACGCGAGGTTTGATTCAGTGGCGGCAGTGAGGCGATCCGGTGATCGGGCGCTTTGTGTTTTTTGTGTAAGGGAGACTGAGGAGACGGACGACGTCGGCTGGGGTCGGATGTTGCCTGCGTAGTGCGCACAATAAGGGGATCGGGCAAAGGCTGAGAACGAAGTCCTGAAGGCGAACCGAAAACTTTTGTTTGTCTTGGGAAG belongs to Neurospora crassa OR74A linkage group IV, whole genome shotgun sequence and includes:
- the os-2 gene encoding mitogen-activated protein kinase; the encoded protein is MAEFIRAQIFGTTFEITSRYSDLQPVGMGAFGLVCSAKDQLTNQNVAIKKIMKPFSTPVLAKRTYRELKLLKHLRHENVISLSDIFISPLEDIYFVTELLGTDLHRLLTSRPLEKQFIQYFLYQIMRGLKYVHSAGVVHRDLKPSNILVNENCDLKICDFGLARIQDPQMTGYVSTRYYRAPEIMLTWQKYDVEVDIWSAGCIFAEMLEGKPLFPGKDHVNQFSIITELLGTPPDDVINTIASENTLRFVKSLPKRERQPLKNKFKNADSSAVDLLERMLVFDPKKRITATEALSHEYLAPYHDPTDEPVAEEKFDWSFNDADLPVDTWKIMMYSEILDYHNVEASGQMMFQEDVPPQ